GTCGATGCAGTTGCTATTGCTGTTATCTTTCTTGGGATAATCGCAATTGGTGTTCTGATTTATATGAGTAACAATAATTTACCCCCGCCTTTGGGTAATCCACAGGTGGTCAATACCACGCCAATCACAAAACCAGTGATTGTTCCTGGTCAAGCCGCTCCTACTATGGGAGGCATGGGGGGGCCGTCTGGCCCGACTATGCCTGGCCCAATGCCTGGTGGACCGACCTCAGGTATGCCGCCGACTGGTCGCTAATAGGTTTTGTTCAATTATTTTTGTTGCCTAAGCTTATTCTTTCATTAACAAGTCTGGACTAAGTTTGCCCAGGCTTGTTAATGTCTAATCTGTTTGCTTTGGTAGGTATAATTACTTTACTTAAAGCAGAGACTTTACTCTGAATGTCAAATGTTTCAAGTGGAAAGGATGGTTGAAGCCAATGGCGATGCCACCTGTATTGAATGTAGGTTTTTATAATTTCGTGTTAACTGATAAGATAATCGCTATGGTAAGCAGCGAGTCTGCCCCTATGCGACGCTTAATCCAAAACCTTCGTAAAGAAGGGAACCTCATTGATGCCACTCAAGGTAGACGAACTAAAAGTATCATTTTTACGAATGGTAGTCAGGTTGTTATCTCGGCGATTTCACAAGAGACGCTCGCAAAGCGACTTGGCAGCGCAGAGATAACATTAGAAGAGGATTAACTAAGAATTTCTCGATTTTGAGGGTAGGTTATTTTCCTAAAGGGAAGTGAATGCAAAATTGAGATTATTCATTTGAGAAAAGTGAAGTTAGGAAGGGATCATGAGGGGGACTTTAGGAGCTCCAATGTTTTTCGTCCGTAGCCTTCTAAGTCGGTTCGGGCGTGATATGGGTATCGATCTTGGTACCGCTAATACACTTGTGCATGTGCAGGGCAAAGGCATTTTATTGCGTGAGCCGTCTGTCGTTGCGATTAACCGTGATACCAAAGAAGTGCTTGCTGTTGGAGAAGAGGCGAAGCGTATGCTTGGCCGAACCCCTGCCAGCATCATCGCCATTCGACCTCTAAAAGATGGCGTTATCGCTGATTTTGACCAAACCGAGAAGATGATTCGTTACTTCATTAAAAAAGTGAATCGACGAAATTGGGCGCCTCCTCGGGTTGTCGTTGGAATTCCAAGTGGTGTTACAGAAGTTGAAAAGCGAGCTGTTACAGAAGCAACTAAGAAAGCCGGTGCCAAAGACGCTTATCTTATCGAAGAACCGATGGCGGCTGCGATAGGCGCAGGTCTTCCGGTATCCGAACCAACCGGATCAATGATTGTCGATATCGGTGGTGGGACTGCCGAAGTTGCTGTGATTTCGTTATCGGGTATTGTGCACAGTAAAAGCATCCGCATTGCTGGAGATGAGATTGACGAAGCCATTGCTTCCTATGTGAGACGCGCTTATAATCTTTTTATTGGCGAACGTACTGCTGAATTTGTCAAAATCGAGATTGGAAGCGCTTTCCCTCTTGAGCAAGAGATTTCGTTGGAAGTCAGAGGTCGCGATCTTATCTCAGGACTTCCTCGAGCTGCAATCATTAGTTCACAAGAGGTGCGTTCGGCGATTTCCGAACCACTTAATGCGATTGTTGATGCAGTGAAACTTACTCTTGAGGCAACGCCTCCCGAACTAGCGGCTGATATTATGAATAGCGGAATCGTTTTAGCTGGTGGTGGAGCTTTATTGCGAGGGTTTG
This DNA window, taken from bacterium, encodes the following:
- a CDS encoding rod shape-determining protein, yielding MFFVRSLLSRFGRDMGIDLGTANTLVHVQGKGILLREPSVVAINRDTKEVLAVGEEAKRMLGRTPASIIAIRPLKDGVIADFDQTEKMIRYFIKKVNRRNWAPPRVVVGIPSGVTEVEKRAVTEATKKAGAKDAYLIEEPMAAAIGAGLPVSEPTGSMIVDIGGGTAEVAVISLSGIVHSKSIRIAGDEIDEAIASYVRRAYNLFIGERTAEFVKIEIGSAFPLEQEISLEVRGRDLISGLPRAAIISSQEVRSAISEPLNAIVDAVKLTLEATPPELAADIMNSGIVLAGGGALLRGFDKLLTRETGMPVVIAPDPLSCVVIGTGQVLDELHSNPALRKVLVSASQY
- a CDS encoding DUF370 domain-containing protein; translated protein: MAMPPVLNVGFYNFVLTDKIIAMVSSESAPMRRLIQNLRKEGNLIDATQGRRTKSIIFTNGSQVVISAISQETLAKRLGSAEITLEED